In Alosa alosa isolate M-15738 ecotype Scorff River chromosome 23, AALO_Geno_1.1, whole genome shotgun sequence, a single window of DNA contains:
- the LOC125288480 gene encoding protein jagunal homolog 1-B — protein MASRAGPRATGTDGSDFQHRERVASHYQMSVALKSEIRKLNIVHVIIWLLILAQVTVSQLNLISHDVVASPYNWEYPYLLSLFPTIFSFMAMPRNNISYLVISMISAGLFCIAPLIYGGMEMFPVAQQLYRHGKAYRFIFGVSAVSVMYLVMVIAVQVHAWQIYYSKQLLDSWFTSTQDKKKK, from the exons ATGGCCTCGCGAGCTGGCCCACGAGCAACTGGGACAGATGGAAGTGACTTTCAGCACCGGGAGCGAGTCGCCTCGCACTATCAAATGAG TGTCGCACTGAAATCTGAGATCCGCAAGCTGAACATTGTCCATGTGATCATCTGGCTGCTGATATTGGCCCAGGTGACTGTGAGCCAGCTGAACCTGATCTCGCACGACGTGGTGGCCAGCCCGTACAACTGGGAGTACCCTTATCTCCTCAGCCTCTTCCCCACCATCTTCAGCTTCATGGCCATGCCCCGCAATAACATCAGCTACCTGGTCATCTCCATGATCAGTGCTGGGCTCTTCTGCATCGCGCCCCTCATCTATGGCGGCATGGAGATGTTCCCAGTGGCCCAGCAGCTCTACCGCCACGGCAAGGCCTACCGCTTCATCTTCGGCGTTTCGGCCGTGTCCGTCATGTACCTGGTGATGGTAATCGCCGTGCAAGTGCACGCCTGGCAGATCTATTACAGCAAACAGCTGCTGGATTCTTGGTTCACCTCTACGCAagacaaaaagaagaaatag